A genomic stretch from Arachis stenosperma cultivar V10309 chromosome 3, arast.V10309.gnm1.PFL2, whole genome shotgun sequence includes:
- the LOC130966995 gene encoding uncharacterized protein LOC130966995, which produces MAEVPRGLKNPKTTTKFAAEVGESTTEHVTRYLVEIGNLANDENLKMKFFPSSLTKNAFTWFSNLRPNSITTWNKLETTFHAQFYRGKMNVAVTDLVALKRKDGETIDDYLIRFKNARSRCYVTLPESEIVKIATMGLGFYMRRKLLNVHIPDLAHLAKKVWQTELMKKEKEKYRNEQRSKSKLFTRKEKVAYVTMESSEEEFDFETEVDLTELKKGLPYVCPLLKKLSSSEKSNNSKLKSGKKYSFDISKSDQIFDVLLKDKQLVLPEGRTLLSVKDLKGKPYCKFHQATSHSTNSCVHFRDLIQEAIMEG; this is translated from the coding sequence ATGGCTGAAGTACCAAGAGggttgaaaaatccaaaaacaaCCACAAAATTTGCTGCAGAAGTTGGAGAATCAACTACTGAACATGTTACTCGTTATTTGGTCGAGATCGGGAATCTAGCTaatgatgaaaatttgaaaatgaaattttttcCTTCGTCATTGACGAAGAATGCATTTACTTGGTTTTCGAATCTTAGACCAAATTCGATCACAACATGGAATAAGTTAGAAACTACTTTTCATGCTCAGTTTTATCGAGGGAAAATGAATGTAGCAGTTACTGACCTAGTGGCTTTAAAACGTAAAGATGGTGAGACCATCGATGATTATTTAATACGTTTCAAAAATGCTAGAAGTAGATGCTACGTGACATTACCTGAAAGTGAGATAGTGAAAATAGCGACCATGGGGTTGGGATTCTATATGCGCAGGAAATTGCTTAATGTGCATATTCCTGATCTAGCTCATTTGGCTAAAAAGGTTTGGCAGACCGAGCTtatgaaaaaggagaaagaaaaatatagaaatgaACAAAGGTCGAAGAGTAAACTGTTTACTCGAAAAGAAAAGGTTGCCTATGTAACCATGGAATCCTCAGAGGAGGAATTTGATTTCGAAACAGAAGTTGATTTGACTGAACTTAAAAAAGGTCTTCCGTATGTTTGCCCTTTACTGAAAAAACTTTCTAGTAGTGAAAAGTCGAATAATTCAAAACTTAAAAGTGGGAAGAAATATAGTTTTGATATCTCGAAATCTGATCAGATTTTTGATGTGTTGCTTAAAGATAAACAATTAGTTTTGCCTGAGGGTAGAACTTTACTTTCCGtaaaagatttgaaaggaaaACCTTACTGTAAATTTCATCAAGCAACAAGTCATTCGACTAACAGTTGTGTCCATTTCAGAGATTTGATTCAAGAAGCAATCATGGAAGGATGA
- the LOC130965227 gene encoding MACPF domain-containing protein NSL1 — protein sequence MNQEIKLNMGLNRSIAGMDPQLAAEKAVSVIGQGYDLCSDIRFSACKSSTLIEIDHKHTRDMLFPVPGSILVHNVPSSIKCDKGERTRFHSDVLTFNQMSEHFNRQLSLSGKIPSGVFNAMFDMRKCWPKDAAATKSLAFDGCFISLYTVELDRTNLTLSDQVKKDVPSSWNPAALASFIDKYGTHVIVGVKMGGKDVVHIKQSKNSDLPPAELQKLLKQLADERFSEDSNPSSNANPAQISGKLKDDHAKLWRQNHFPPAGRPVVKSHSKNDEIMSVSVRRGGIDIRQPYNQWLQTILQSPNVISMSFVPITSLLNSVPGNGFLSHAVNLYLRYKPAIEDLHHFLEFQLPRQWAPMYGDLPLGYGHKHKKNMSPSLQFSLMGPKLYVNTVKVDSGNRPVTGIRLYLESKKNDHLAIHLQHLAEIPGFLEISEDNGYEPIDEPVERGYYEPVKWSMFSHVYTAPVQYNSSRIDESTAIVTKAWFEVKLVGMKKVLFLRLGFSTVASAKIRRSEWDGPSTMSRKSGFFSALMSTKLSKELKSSPEKANKVEINSAIYQGGPPVPTRAPRMLSFVDTKEMVRGPEDTPGYWVVTGAKLCVDNGRISIKAKYSLLTVIPEEAIE from the exons ATGAAtcaagaaataaaattaaatatggGTTTGAATAGAAGCATTGCGGGGATGGATCCACAGCTGGCTGCGGAGAAAGCAGTGTCAGTGATTGGTCAAGGCTATGATCTCTGCAGCGACATAAGATTCTCCGCCtgcaagtcttccaccttgatCGAGATTGATCATAAACACACCAGGGACATGCTCTTCCCAGTTCCAGGTTCAATTCTTGTCCACAACGTTCCCTCTTCCATCAAGTGTGACAAAGGTGAACGCACAAGGTTCCATTCCGATGTTCTCACCTTCAACCAG ATGTCGGAGCATTTTAACAGGCAGTTATCTCTGTCTGGGAAGATACCATCGGGAGTTTTCAATGCTATGTTTGACATGAGGAAGTGTTGGCCTAAGGATGCAGCTGCAACTAAGAGCCTTGCTTTTGATGGATGCTTCATATCATTGTACACCGTTGAATTGGATAGAACTAACTTAACCCTTTCCGATCAAGTCAAGAAAGATGTTCCTTCTTCCTGGAACCCTGCAGCTCTTGCCTC GTTCATTGACAAGTATGGCACCCATGTGATTGTTGGCGTCAAGATGGGAGGTAAAGATGTGGTCCACATCAAGCAGTCAAAGAATTCAGATCTTCCACCCGCTGAACTGCAGAAACTACTAAAACAACTAGCTGATGAGAGGTTTTCAGAGGATTCAAATCCATCTTCCAATGCCAATCCTGCTCAAATATCAGGAAAACTAAAG GATGATCATGCCAAGCTGTGGAGGCAGAACCATTTTCCTCCTGCTGGAAGACCAGTTGTAAAAAGTCACTCCAAGAATGAT GAAATCATGAGTGTTTCGGTCCGCAGGGGAGGCATTGATATTCGTCAGCCTTATAACCAGTGGCTTCAAACCATACTACAATCCCCCAATGTCATATCAATGTCTTTTGTCCCTATTACTTCCTTACTCAACTCTGTTCCAGGCAATGGATTCTTGAGTCACGCCGTTAATTTGTATCTCAGAT ATAAACCTGCCATAGAGGATCTCCATCATTTTCTGGAATTTCAGTTGCCACGGCAATGGGCACCAATGTATGGAGATCTGCCTCTTGGATATGGCCACAAGCATAAGAAAAACATGTCTCCATCACTTCAGTTCAGTCTCATGGGACCCAAGCTTTATGTTAACACTGTCAAG GTTGATTCCGGGAACCGTCCTGTAACAGGGATTCGTTTGTACTTAGAAAGCAAAAAGAATGATCACTTGGCAATCCATCTCCAGCATCTTGCAGAGATTCCTGGTTTCCTTGAAATCTCAGAAGACAACGGCTATGAACCCATCGATGAACCGGTCGAACGAGGCTACTACGAACCGGTAAAATGGAGCATGTTTTCTCATGTGTACACAGCACCTGTTCAGTACAACAGCTCCAGAATAGACGAGTCCACAGCCATAGTAACAAAGGCATGGTTTGAGGTGAAGCTTGTGGGAATGAAGAAGGTTCTGTTCCTAAGGCTTGGATTCTCAACCGTGGCATCGGCCAAAATCCGGAGATCAGAATGGGATGGACCTTCTACAATGTCTAGAAAATCAGGATTCTTCTCTGCCTTGATGAGCACAAAGCTAAGCAAAGAGTTGAAATCCTCGCCGGAGAAGGCGAATAAGGTAGAGATAAACTCAGCAATCTATCAAGGTGGTCCTCCAGTGCCAACAAGGGCTCCAAGAATGCTCAGCTTTGTAGACACAAAAGAAATGGTTAGGGGCCCAGAGGATACACCTGGATATTGGGTTGTCACAGGCGCAAAGTTGTGTGTGGATAATGGCAGAATCTCAATCAAAGCCAAGTATTCTTTGTTGACAGTTATACCAGAAGAAGCTATAGAGTAA
- the LOC130965228 gene encoding 17.3 kDa class I heat shock protein-like gives MSLIPSFFGSRRSNVFDPFSLDVWDPFKDFQFPSSLTSSDNSAFVNTRVDWKETPEAHVFKADLPGLKKEEVKVEIEDNSVLQISGERNVEKEDKNDTWHRVERSSGKFMRRFRLPENAKMDQVKASMENGVLTVTVPKAEVKKPDVKPIQITG, from the coding sequence ATGTCGCTGATTCCAAGTTTCTTCGGTAGCCGAAGGAGCAACGTCTTCGATCCTTTCTCCCTCGACGTTTGGGACCCCTTCAAAGACTTCCAATTCCCGAGCTCTCTTACTTCTTCCGACAATTCTGCGTTCGTCAACACTCGTGTGGACTGGAAGGAGACTCCCGAAGCTCATGTCTTCAAGGCTGATCTTCCTGGTCTCAAGAAGGAGGAAGTGAAGGTTGAGATCGAAGATAACAGTGTCCTTCAGATCAGCGGAGAGAGGAACGTTGAGAAGGAGGACAAGAACGACACCTGGCACCGTGTGGAGCGCAGCAGCGGCAAGTTCATGCGGAGGTTTAGGCTCCCTGAGAACGCCAAGATGGATCAGGTGAAGGCATCCATGGAGAATGGTGTTCTCACTGTCACTGTTCCCAAGGCAGAAGTTAAGAAACCTGATGTTAAGCCCATTCAGATCACTGGTTAA